The nucleotide window GATCTGCGTCAGGTCTTTAAGTCACATTTTCATATGCCGGCTCCCGGAATTGTGTCTTTGTCTACACTTGGGCATGTGTTTGGGTGTACTCAGGAATTTGATTCGCCTCCAAGCTTGTTCCACAATCATGGAACCGATGGGTCAAGCGTGGCAGGACTTGAATCAATGGTCAAAGCCGATCTGTCTATTATGGTTGATTTGTATGCAAAGGCCTGTTTCTATCTGAAAAGCCAATGGGTAAAAGAATGGGAATTTTGTTTTGAAAAAGATAAAGACGCCGGGGTTATTCCATATCTTGAATTCATCAAAGAAGAGCAGCGGTTACAAGAAGATGATATATTAACCCTTCAGGAGTTGACGCTGCAGGAAAGAATGCTGAAATTTCGTGCCATTGGTCATTTGCGGTTTGATCATACACGGCTGAATCATGAAGGGCGTTTTCTGTATGTTTTTAAATTTTCACAGGAAACCTGTCCGTCAAAATTTCGGACAGGAGATTTTCTCAGGCTTGCTCCTCATGGTATCCAGGATATTCAAACCGGTTTTCCCGTTATCCTGGCTGAGGTTGATATGGGGGCAGGGCAGATATCCATTCTTTCCCGATCCGGTTTTGCCCGATCAGGTTTTGCCGGGTCCGGGCAAATTCAGTTAACTAAAAATTTTTTGTACTCCCTGGAAGAGGATACAAGTGACTGGAATCAGGACAAGCTGACCCATGTTGCAGCCACTGTTTTTAAGAAAAATCATCCCCATTATTTGCAGCAAATGCTTGCAGGACAGGCACTTGACCGGCAACCTTTGGCGTTATCATCCTGGCTGAAAAAATGGATTGCCAGTAATGACCATGGATTGAATTCTTCACAGCAACGCGCATTGGCGTTGCCGTTCCAATACCGGACCAGTCTGATACAAGGTCCGCCCGGAACCGGGAAAACCCATCTGCTTGGCTGGATTTTAATCGTCTTGATCCTGCAGGCCCATGAAGCTAAAAAGCCTCTTCGCATAGGTGTGAGTGCCTTGACTCACCAGGCTATTGATACTGTATTGAAAAAGGTGACAAAGCTTGTGAGCCAGTATCTGCCGGGCTGTTTTCCAGGTTGTTGTATAAAATGTGGTCAGTCAGGACAGCTTGTAAACACAGATGCCCATAAAAATCCTGATGAAAACTCATATGAAAACTCGTATGAAAATCGGGATGAAAAAAAGACAATAGCATGGAGGTGGAGTTTTCAGATGATGCAAATGATGTCCTGGGTCGACCCTGGTTGATTTTAGGTGCCACAGGCTATGGATTTTACAATCTTTTTAAGAGCAAAGATAATGGATTTCCCCCGGCCCTTGACTGGATTATCTTTGATGAAGCTTCCCAGGTGCCGGTGCCCCAGGCTCTTTTGAGTCTGATTTACAGCAGGGGCAATTTTTTGTTCCTGGGTGATGTTTGCCAGTTGCCTCCCATTGTACTGGGAAATTATGGGGAATATTCCAGAGAGCCTGCAGACCGGTTTTTCAACCGGTCTATCCTGTCAAATTTGCTGGATATCTATCCAAAACCGCACCGGCAAACCCTTGATGTTACTTACCGCATGAACAAAGAGATCTGTGTTTTTCCCGGCAAAATCTGGTATGACGGCATGCTGCACCCGGCCCCCGGCAATGCCCATACCCGGCTTGTTCTGGATAAGTCCTTATGCAGGGCCGATAACAATGACGTGCATAATCACAATCATAATAAAGATAACAATAACAGTCTGCAGCAGTTCTATGACAAAATCATAGATCCTGCAAAACCTGTTGTGCTGGTATTGACAGATCACCATGGCTGTTCCCAGAAATCAGATGTTGAAGCCGATTTAATGGCGGCCCTTGCCCACAGGTTAATGCAGTGTTATGGAGTGTCACCGGATCAAATGGCTTTGATTTCACCTCACAGGGCACAGAACAATGCCATTATCAAAAAACTTGGAGAAAAAATGCCTGAAAATTTACCGCTTCCCTGTGTGGATACGGTTGAACGGGTTCAAGGAGCAGAACGGGATATTATCATTTTCGGTATCACCTCTTCTGACCCTGATCATCTGCTAAGTGAGTTTCTAAACAGTCCCAACCGCTTGAATGTTGCCATGACCCGGGCAAAAAACAAATTGATCGTTATTGGAAGCCCGGCCTTTTTTTCTGTTATACCTGACTCGGAAGCTGTGCTGGAGAAAAATTATTGCTTTAAAAAACTAATGATTCACTGCCAAAAACAAAATGCTGTTTTTTATGATTTTGACCAAGGTTGTGCTTTGGGCTGAAAGGCAGATTTTGAAAATACAGTTGAAAAATGGCTTGAAACAAAATGTTTTTGTGAGATATAAAACATTGTTGTGGTGTAATGTGCCGCAAGGCAGTATCAATAATCTGTTTTAAAAACGGAACTATAAAGCTCTATATCAACAATTTGTTTGATGCAGATTATGAAAATCTCAGCGGGTATCCGGCCACGGATCGTACATACGGCATTGTTTTAAATTTTGATCTTTAGCGTTGCTGCGGTTACATCCCGCTATCTGTCGCCGTTTATATTTCAGACCTTCTCCCTGGATCGAGCAATACGTAAAAGATGAGGAGCCACCCGGAGAAAGCTCCCCACCTTAGATTAACCTTAATATTCTTTAAGGAGGATCAAGTGTCTCCGGGTGAGTTTGTATGATTAAGCGGTTTTTATTTCAATCTGTCTGGGTTTTGCTGCTTCAGATTTCGGTAGATGCAGCCTTAAAACACCATTTTTCAGCTCAGCTTCAACTTTTTCAACATTTATTGTCTGGGGAACGGAAAAATTTCTGACATACTCAACATCTGAGAACTCTTCATAGGTAGCTGTTCCTTTTGTGGTAAGATGCCTGACACCGGATATAGACAATGTCCCGTTATCAATATCAACTGAGATATCTTCTTTTACAACTCCCGGCATGTCTGCGTGGAGAAGAATTTCATTTTCGTTTTCATAAATATCAACTGCAGGGGTTGCTTCATAGCGTGTTTTTTTAACGTTTTTTTTATCTTGTTTTGTGATTTCATGGGCCTTATCCATGGCAAACCTCCTTTTTATGAATTAATTTTGGAGTTTAACTAATACTAATTTTCTTGGGTTTTGACGCCTCATGTTTGGGAAGAATAAGGTAAAGCACTCCGTTTTTTAATGTTGCTTCTACTTTTGTGGAGTCAACATCCGACGGCAGGGTAAAACTTCGGGAAAATGATCCGACCCCCCGTTCTGTTTTATGGGTTTTATACCCTTCTGGTGCATCAGATCCCCTGGTGCCGCTTATTTCAAGATAGTTTCCCTGGATCTTTACATTCAGATCTTCCTTTTCAAGTCCTGGAACTTCGGCCCTGATTTCAAAATTATCGCCGTTTTCATAAAGATTTGTCCGGGGAGAGGTTTCTTCTAAATCCCATCTGTAACCGTAAAGATTGTCCAGTTTCTTCTGGAGAAGATTCATGGACCCGAACAATCTGTCTATATCACTTAATCTTGTAAGCATAATTCTTCCTCCTTCTTTGATAGGCGTTTAAGTTGTTGCGGGAACCATTTGCAAAGTAGACTCGACTATTTATGAAAGATTTAAGGTGTCGTCCAATCTATCTGCAAGACCTTTGCTCCCACAAAATTATCTGTATTTGAGCCTAAATTAATTCTTGTTTTTTTCATGTCAACAGGGTTTTATTGTTTTTCATAAAATTTTTATTATTAGTAATAATAAATGGTCTCATGTTTACTTTGTTGCTTTTGTGTTGACTTGTGATTTTGTTTGATATCAGTCTGTTAACCGTCTTTGATTTCAATTTGTTTTGCGCGGCTTCCGACAATCTCCATTCTGGGTATAGTAATATTCAACACTCCGTTTTTAAAATCAGCTTTTACATTATCTTTGTTGGCATCTTCAGGCAGTGACAACGTGCGTTGAAAAGACCCATAGGATCTTTCGAGTCTGTAAAAGTTCTTGCTTTTTTCTTCTTTTTCCTGTTTCTTCTCGCCTCGGATTATTAATGTGTCATCAACAAGTTCAAGGCTAACATCCTTTTCGCTGACGCCTGGGATTTCTACAGAAACCGTGTATTCTTTCTGAGTTGAACCCAGATCGAGCCGGGGTTTTAGTAAGCTGCCGGTGATTCCCTCAAGCATCCGTGAGCCGGGCCTAAAGGGTGACAATCCAAATTGGCTGACAAAATTATCAAATAACCGATCCATTTCATCGTGAAAGATACTCAATGAGTTTGGTGAATAGCTGTTACTTGCTTTGTTGTTGTACTTTACAGGAATAGTATGGCCAATGTCGCCGTTTTCTTTTTTAAACCAATTCCATGGTGCTAATTTCTTAATATCCATTTTTCATCTCCTTTTATTGCTGCTTGTTTTCGCACAAGATGGCTGCAATGCTCCTGACTGGAAAGTTTCCGCAGCCATCTTGCGACAAGAGATGGTGTGGTAATTTTATGCGGCTTTTATCTCGATCATTTTGGGTTTGGCCGCCTCAGATTTGGGCATATGCAGTTTGAGAACACCGTCTTTGAGTTCTGCTTTCACCCTTTCAACATCAATGCTCGGGGGTACGGAAAAATTTCTGACATATTCAACATCAGAAAACTCCTCCCGGGTTGAAATCCCTTTGTTGTCACACCGTCGTAAACCTGAAAGATAAAGTGTTCCGTTATCAATATTTACGGAAACATCATTCTTTTTTACACCAGGCATATCTGCATGAAGAAGTATTTCATCATCATTTTCATAGATATCAACATATGGGATTTCAGTCCTTAATTCCCTGGTTTTTTCAATGTCTTTTGCTTGTTTTTTAGCAATATCTTTTCTGTCACTCATGATAACCTCCTAATCAATTTGATACTATTATTTATTGATTAATTGATGGTGATTTGTTTGGGATTGGCAACTTCTGATTTCGGCAGTGTAAGATAAAGGATGCCGTCTTTCAGAGTAGCTTCAACTTTATCTGCATTTACATCGTCAGGAAGGGTGAAACTTCGTGAGAAGGTGCTGCCGCATCTTTCTCTGCGATGGGTTTTATAGCCTTCCGGGGTATCCACAGAGCGTTTGCCACTGATTTCGAGGTAGTTTCCTTGGATTTTAATGTTCAGGTCATCTTTTGAAATTCCGGGGATTTCAGTCTGTACTTCAAAGTTGGCACCATTTTCCAGAAGGTTGGTTCTGGGTGAATTAGATGGCAATGTGAAGGCAGGCCCATAAAGACATGATCGGTCAAAATCATTGAAAAGTCTGTCCATTCTGCTCCGGAGCAGATCCATGGCTCCGAACATTCTGTCGATGTAATTCATTCTTGTAAACATAGCTGAGACTCCTTTTCTTTAATTCTTTTGTTTGTGAGGCTGAGTTTATCTCGACCTCCGCCTTGAATTTGAAACTAAAATAGACATAAAAAATAACATGTCAATATAATTTTTATTACGAATATAATTTTTATTGATAAAGTAATGAAAAATATTTGTTTCCCTTTTTAAAGGTACTCAGAGATGATGAAAGAGAAATTCTATGGCATGAGAAATCTTTGTCTGACAGTGCATTTTTTTATCATAAGCTGATTTATGTCAGCGGCGGCGTGAAAATGTCATAAATCTCCCGGTTTAAAAATGTAGCTGGATAAAAGACCGGGCAGCGATGACTTTGCCGACCGGTCTTTCCGGTTTATTCTTCTGTCACGTCTCTCATTCTATAACTTTTGCCTTCAATAACGACAGGCTCTGTGTGGTGAAGGAGCCGATCCAGAAGTGCTGATGTCAGTGTCATGTCATTATTGAAGATCTGGGGCCAGTCCTTGAACACCCTGTTTGTAGTGATGATCATGGCACCTTGTTCATAACGCTGACTGATAATCTGGAACAAAAGGTCTGCACCGATTTTGTCGATGGGCAAATAACCTAATTCGTCCATGATGAGCAGGGCTGGTTTGAGGTATTTTTTCAGTTCCTGTTTCAATTGACCGGCCTGCTGGGCTGCCACCAGATTATTCACGACATCTATAGCTGAAGCAAATAGAACCGTATGGCTTTTCAAGCATGCTTGATATCCTAAAGCCGTTGCAATATGGGTTTTGCCGACACCCACCGGGCCGATGAAAACGATATTGTTTTTTTGTTCAATAAATTTAAGACGGAACAGATTCTGGACCTGGGGCTGGTTTATTTTCCGGGGCCATGACCAGTTGAACTGATCCAATGTTTTGATCACCGGGAACTTTGCCATGCGGATTCGGCGCTGTCTTGTTTTGTCCCGGCGCAGCCTTGATTCCTGTTTGACAAGTTCAGATAAATATTTTATGTGGGTCCACTGTTTCTGTGCTGCCATGGTTGCAACGGATTCATAATTATCCCGGAGATAGGGTAATTTCAGGTGGGACAGATACTTTTCTAAATCAGGCATCTTGGTCTCCTATGGCGGTATAAATGTCAATGTCAGGGGCCTGGATTGTCAGATCCAACAAATCACTTTTATGGGTGAGGTAAAGGGCTCCGGGTTCCCTGGAGGGTCGGGAACGTTGTTCAAGGAGATTGGCGATATACTCGCAGGAAAATGCAGAAAATGAGAACGCATCTTCAATGGCCATGGCAACCTGCTCTCTGGAGTAGATTTCACTTAAGGCAACGATTTGCCGGACATGATGAGAGGCATTCAGACGCCTGTTCTGCAACTGCTTAAAATATTCCTGGGCTTTGTCAGACAGGCTTAAGAATCGCATATATATGACTTGGTCTTTGGCCTTCTTTCTTTGGTTCAAAAGGATTTTTGAGTGATCCGGATCTTCAACATCCTTTCTGCGATCATAGCTCCTGACATGGCGGCCCACCAGTTTATTGTCGTGGTAAAAACAAATACGGTCCGGGTACAGTTTTGCTGTCAATGCCACACCGGCTAACTGGGCAGGCACGGTGTAATAATTGGTGTCAATGGTCACCCGATACTGTTTTGAAGCCCGGACCTGCCTGATCACGCCGATATCATAGGGCTCAGCAGGCAGTGAATGAAGATGGGGCCGTTCTTCGGCATACATGTCACAGGGTTTTTTACCGGTCTCCCTGTGGCACCTGACATTGGCAACCGTATCAAGCCACTTTTTGCAAAGCGGTTCCATGATTTTAAAATCAGAGATTTCAAGGCCGTTGAGCAGATTCTTTTTGACATATCCCACTGCATTTTCCACTCGGCCTTTTTCATTGCCCTTTCGCACATTGCAGGGAATAATGGTAAAGCCATGATAATCCGCAAAATCAAGATACCTGGGATTAAATACAGGTGCTTTGCCAACGATCCTTTTTAAAACGGCGGATTTAAGATTGTCCACCATCACTTTTTCAGGCACCTTACCAAAAAATTCAAATGCGTTCTGGTGACATCCCAAAAAGTGCTCCATGGTTTGCGATACCGTAAATTCAACATACATCATTCGGCTGTGGCACATTACCATTACAAAAAGACTCAATCGCCTGGTCGTTGAACCCACCCGGACCGTGCCGTAAGATCCCCAGTCTACCTGGGCACATTCACCCGGGGCAAAGTACAATTTTAAATAGGCCTTGGTTTTGGGAGGCCGTACTTTTCTGACATAATCTTCAACAATGGTGATCCCGCCGGCAAACCCGTCTTCGGTTATCCGTTGAAAGACCTGCCGGGAACTGTAAGGATGCTTTTCAAGCATTTGTAAGATGGTGTTTTTAAACGGGTCCAATTTGCTTTTCCTCGGGCTTGATTTCCGGGGCTGATACCTTTTCTGGTTGGCCCATCTTGCAACGGTCCTTGGGTCCAGGTCGAGTGAATTTGAGATCTGGCTGTAGGTCAAACCGTCCCGGGTAAAATAATTTCTGATTTGAACATAGGTCTCGTAATCAATCATGGGTGCCCTCCGCTGCCACTTTCAATATATCCGAAAGTCGCATCATGGATTTGCATCGCCTTGTCTTTTTCGGGACTGGGTCAAGACCAAGGACCTGATAGATAGGTTTTTGCCAGGCTATCAGACCATGCCGGATCAAACCGAACCGTGCTCCATGCAAATCAGCTTGATCCATGGCTAACCTGCTCATAATGGCTTTGTCTCCATAAAAACTCAGGCCTTTACTGTCGGCCACACATACCAGGAATAGGTACAGAACCGATTGGACGTGCGTACATCGGTCAATGTATTTTTCACGTACCAGGCGATGATCGACCCAGCTGAAACTTTTGGGTACCTTCCGTATCCGGGACTTTAAAATCGGGGATTTTGCAATCATTTGAATCTCCTTCTATTTGGGGTTGTGAACATAAAATGTCCTGCCCGTATTTTTTCATACGAAGGAGAAAAGATGCTATGTCATCTTGTAACGTTGTTCCGGTAAAATGAGCAATTAATCCTATTAAAACAGTTGGTTGTCCCTGTAAGAGATCTTGTAACTCAAAATCGATGATATTGCTTTTGTTTTCAGTAGGTTGGATCGGTAAGAGATCTTGTAACGCATGTGGTTGCTTTGGTCGTTTGGAGTACCCCGGATGATTTTCCCTCCATTTTTGGACCCGTTCAACGTTTTCCGGACATCGAAAATAATCCTGATTTTCGGATTTGCTCAGCCATTTTTCCTGACTTGCTTTCTTACTGGCCTTACGACATTCAGGTTTAAAACAATATTGTTGAGATTTGTAATTTCTGGAGTCAGGCACAAACAATGTTCTGCAATTTTGGCATCTTTTCTTCAGAATACGCATCATCTACACATCGCCTCCAACATAAAATTCGCTGCTTATGAAAGCAAATTTTACGGGAAGAAGATGCTCTTACGGAAGGAAGAAAAATGAAGAAGATAAGAATTAAATTTTTAATTTTTAGGAGAAGAAAATTAAACGAAGAAAACACATCTTGAAACCGGGACACCAAGAACATTTTCAGGTCGGGCCTGACAGATTTAGGCTTGGCTATTAAAATCAGGGCTGAAAATGGCACTCTTGACACGATAAAATATGAAATTATTTTTTGAAAGATTTAAGGAATTGACATAAATAAGGCTGTGTCAATCCAAACCAAAAATTTAAATTATTGTTAAGGAGGAAACAATGTCTAATGACTTTTGCATGGACTGTGGAATGTTGTTATCTCCCTACACACGCATATGTTCTGTTTGTGGGTATGACAACAATTATAATGACTTTTCTGATATCGAACTGGATATGGATAAATTGATCAATGTGAATGATGATTTTGTACCTGAACATTATCCCGAATTTTAGCTGTCCTGAAAACAAAGAGATTCAGTAGGTGTCCTCAAAAAAAGATGTCTTTAAATGAGGACACCTTATTTTTCCTTTAATAATAAAAAATCCATCTTAAAATACAGATGCATTCTGTTTTTATTTTCAACTTTTATGTCAGGAGTTCTGCATTTAGATTTTTATCTCTGATTTTCGTGTTGTTTTGGCAAGAAAACCAGAAAACATCTTTGATTCTGGCTTGTCCAGGTTAAGTTACACTCAATTGATTGTCAACGGAATTGACACCATGACATAATTGAGCCAGTTTGAATATTTTATTTCGTTCTATTTCATCTGCAACAAAACCGGTAATTTTTATATCACCCAGTTTTTCGCATCCAATATTTAGATCAACATGCTCGGAGGATATTTCTTTTTTTATCGTTGCTTCGACCCTTTTTTCAAGAGACAGACGTTTAAGGTTATCTTTGTTATTTTCTGTTAAAGGCTGTGTTTTTTCAATTTTTTTTGCATAATCAAGAATCGTTGAGATAATGAGATCCGCGCCAAGTTTATAGTGATCAAAACAGCTGATTTGCCCTGTAAAAATAAGGTCATATGAATTCGTTTTTGAAATATCTTTTTTGAAAAGATACCGTATGAAATACTCACGCTCATGATCTTTTTTTGCAAGAAGTTTTTCAGCAAGGCTATGATTTACACGTTCTTTTTTTTCAAGATAAGAACATCTCACATTAAAAGGGGCCATAATTCGAATTTTTAACACATAGGGCTGATTCAGGATATACTGACCACCACGTCCCTTGATAACAATCTTGTCATGACTTGCTTCTTCAAAAAGGATAGCCTGTACGAGACAGTTGTAAACCTCTGGGTTTTTAAAAAAATGTTTAAAAAAACCAGGTTCTTTTTCATTCGCCAAATCGTGCAGTTCATCGGAAAAATTGCAATGAAAGTCTTTAACTTTATTGTTAATTATGAACTTATCAATAAGTTTGTAATTTAGTTTTTTTGCAATTTCTTGAGCAATCTCATCACCGAAACTATAGGGTTGCCGTGAAATAGTAATTATTGCCATTTTATAACTCCTTTTCAAGTAATTATCATATTTTTTTTACATTACCAGAAATCATTTATCGCGATAATTAAACCGGAATTGAAGAGGATAAGTCAGATAAGTCAATGAGTTAAGACTGCTTCCTACGCTACATCAAATGAGCCAATCGTCCATTAAGTTTAATACATTAGCATAACCGGGTCAACCTCCTTTGATCTCAAACAGCAATTTTCATTGGGGGGGAGGATCACAATCTGTGAAATTGAAATCCCTGTCGGCAGAGTTTGAAAAGACAGTCACCTTTTTAAAACCTGATAGAAAAATAAGCGCTAATTCTGTGTGAAAAGTCACTACACGTCTGTAACTTTTGGCAACATCGGCCAAGACCGCCTATCTATAGCCCATTTGAACTTATATCTTCAAAAACAGCGGACAGACATGTAGCAAAAAAATACATTGATATATCAATCATGCATGGCCGTTTGAAATCTTTTTATGTCTGAATGCAATATAATCCTTTGATTCTAATAGGATAACTTTTAGGTGTTCCATCTTTTTTTCTTGTGGTACCGGGTTTGCAATATCAATGAATAAAAGCATTTAACCATTAAATATAAAGGAGGAGTAAAAATGATACCCAAAAAACAAAAAAACATCGTCAAAGGGTTTCAAGTTGTTGAAAACGATTGTATCTGGATGAAATCGGGTATTGTCAGTTTCAAATTGTGCGATAATGCGTATGACTGCCGCACCTGTCCGTTTGATAAAGCCATGCAGAAAAAAATGAATGCAAAACGCCATATGAATTCCCAAAGAGACTTTTCAAGGTGGGCTCAAAATTTAGAAAATATTTACAAATCAACCACCCGTCCCTGCCGTCACTCGCTGACCGGTCGCGTCCATGCACTGAAAACCTGTCTTATGAACTATGAATGTTATCACTGCGCCTATGACCAGATGCTGGATGAGGAAGAGTTGACCGGGCTCCCCGCAAAACCGTCTTTGACACTGGCATCCGGGTATCGCCTGGCCGACGGCTATTACTATCACATGGGACATACCTGGGCGCGGTTCGAGCACGGCGGCCGGGTGACGGTCGGGTTTGATGATTTCATGGTCAAGCTTTTTGGCCCCCCTTCAAAAATTTTGATTCCCCCCATCGGCACTAATTTAAAAAAAGATCATGCCGGGTTGACATTTTCCCGCTCAGATAAGACGGCTACAGCCCTTTCACCTGTCACAGGGAATGTGCTGGCAGTTAACATCAAAGCAAAGGAACACCCGGAAATCGTCCATGAAGACCCTTACCATGAAGGCTGGCTTTGTATCCTTGAGCCAAACATGCCCAAACGAAATCATAAGGGACTTTTTTACGGAAAAGAAAGCCTTGAATGGACAGACCGCGAAAGCCAGAGGCTTTTACACCTGATCGAGCCTGAATACATGGACCTGGCTGCCACGGGCGGTGAACCGGTAGATGATATATACGGCAGTTTTCCTGAGATCGAATGGGAAATCCTTGTGAGGGAGTTTTTGAGAACCAAAAAATAACAAGGGCGATACGGTCAGGGTGTCATGCGTCTTTCGCAGTCCCGGCAAAGATAAAAGGGAATATTGTCCAAATCGTCAATGGCCCCGGTAAAGTGCATGACACATTTGTTTTCATTACAGTGGAAAAGATTGAACAGGTGTCCAAGTTCATGGAGTGCTACTTTAGCTGCCCTCTCATAACAAAGGGAAGGCGGCGGTAATGATCCGTCGGCGTTCTTATTCAGCCTGAACAGCGAAACTATGGCGAGATTGCCTCCCTGGACGGCCTGACCGTAAACATAATTGAAAATGGGAATAAAAATATCATGGGAAATCACTCCGACAATTTTAGAATAATCGCTAAAATCCAATGCATCGAGCTTGTTGATTATTATACCGGCATCATACTTGAGCCGCCTGTCATCAAAA belongs to Desulfobacula toluolica Tol2 and includes:
- the istA gene encoding IS21 family transposase, which translates into the protein MIDYETYVQIRNYFTRDGLTYSQISNSLDLDPRTVARWANQKRYQPRKSSPRKSKLDPFKNTILQMLEKHPYSSRQVFQRITEDGFAGGITIVEDYVRKVRPPKTKAYLKLYFAPGECAQVDWGSYGTVRVGSTTRRLSLFVMVMCHSRMMYVEFTVSQTMEHFLGCHQNAFEFFGKVPEKVMVDNLKSAVLKRIVGKAPVFNPRYLDFADYHGFTIIPCNVRKGNEKGRVENAVGYVKKNLLNGLEISDFKIMEPLCKKWLDTVANVRCHRETGKKPCDMYAEERPHLHSLPAEPYDIGVIRQVRASKQYRVTIDTNYYTVPAQLAGVALTAKLYPDRICFYHDNKLVGRHVRSYDRRKDVEDPDHSKILLNQRKKAKDQVIYMRFLSLSDKAQEYFKQLQNRRLNASHHVRQIVALSEIYSREQVAMAIEDAFSFSAFSCEYIANLLEQRSRPSREPGALYLTHKSDLLDLTIQAPDIDIYTAIGDQDA
- a CDS encoding cytidylate kinase family protein; translated protein: MAIITISRQPYSFGDEIAQEIAKKLNYKLIDKFIINNKVKDFHCNFSDELHDLANEKEPGFFKHFFKNPEVYNCLVQAILFEEASHDKIVIKGRGGQYILNQPYVLKIRIMAPFNVRCSYLEKKERVNHSLAEKLLAKKDHEREYFIRYLFKKDISKTNSYDLIFTGQISCFDHYKLGADLIISTILDYAKKIEKTQPLTENNKDNLKRLSLEKRVEATIKKEISSEHVDLNIGCEKLGDIKITGFVADEIERNKIFKLAQLCHGVNSVDNQLSVT
- a CDS encoding Hsp20/alpha crystallin family protein encodes the protein MLTRLSDIDRLFGSMNLLQKKLDNLYGYRWDLEETSPRTNLYENGDNFEIRAEVPGLEKEDLNVKIQGNYLEISGTRGSDAPEGYKTHKTERGVGSFSRSFTLPSDVDSTKVEATLKNGVLYLILPKHEASKPKKISIS
- a CDS encoding glycine cleavage system protein H; its protein translation is MIPKKQKNIVKGFQVVENDCIWMKSGIVSFKLCDNAYDCRTCPFDKAMQKKMNAKRHMNSQRDFSRWAQNLENIYKSTTRPCRHSLTGRVHALKTCLMNYECYHCAYDQMLDEEELTGLPAKPSLTLASGYRLADGYYYHMGHTWARFEHGGRVTVGFDDFMVKLFGPPSKILIPPIGTNLKKDHAGLTFSRSDKTATALSPVTGNVLAVNIKAKEHPEIVHEDPYHEGWLCILEPNMPKRNHKGLFYGKESLEWTDRESQRLLHLIEPEYMDLAATGGEPVDDIYGSFPEIEWEILVREFLRTKK
- a CDS encoding Hsp20/alpha crystallin family protein, coding for MSDRKDIAKKQAKDIEKTRELRTEIPYVDIYENDDEILLHADMPGVKKNDVSVNIDNGTLYLSGLRRCDNKGISTREEFSDVEYVRNFSVPPSIDVERVKAELKDGVLKLHMPKSEAAKPKMIEIKAA
- a CDS encoding Hsp20/alpha crystallin family protein, with product MFTRMNYIDRMFGAMDLLRSRMDRLFNDFDRSCLYGPAFTLPSNSPRTNLLENGANFEVQTEIPGISKDDLNIKIQGNYLEISGKRSVDTPEGYKTHRRERCGSTFSRSFTLPDDVNADKVEATLKDGILYLTLPKSEVANPKQITIN
- the istB gene encoding IS21-like element helper ATPase IstB produces the protein MPDLEKYLSHLKLPYLRDNYESVATMAAQKQWTHIKYLSELVKQESRLRRDKTRQRRIRMAKFPVIKTLDQFNWSWPRKINQPQVQNLFRLKFIEQKNNIVFIGPVGVGKTHIATALGYQACLKSHTVLFASAIDVVNNLVAAQQAGQLKQELKKYLKPALLIMDELGYLPIDKIGADLLFQIISQRYEQGAMIITTNRVFKDWPQIFNNDMTLTSALLDRLLHHTEPVVIEGKSYRMRDVTEE
- a CDS encoding DEAD/DEAH box helicase, which codes for MEVEFSDDANDVLGRPWLILGATGYGFYNLFKSKDNGFPPALDWIIFDEASQVPVPQALLSLIYSRGNFLFLGDVCQLPPIVLGNYGEYSREPADRFFNRSILSNLLDIYPKPHRQTLDVTYRMNKEICVFPGKIWYDGMLHPAPGNAHTRLVLDKSLCRADNNDVHNHNHNKDNNNSLQQFYDKIIDPAKPVVLVLTDHHGCSQKSDVEADLMAALAHRLMQCYGVSPDQMALISPHRAQNNAIIKKLGEKMPENLPLPCVDTVERVQGAERDIIIFGITSSDPDHLLSEFLNSPNRLNVAMTRAKNKLIVIGSPAFFSVIPDSEAVLEKNYCFKKLMIHCQKQNAVFYDFDQGCALG
- a CDS encoding Hsp20/alpha crystallin family protein; the encoded protein is MDKAHEITKQDKKNVKKTRYEATPAVDIYENENEILLHADMPGVVKEDISVDIDNGTLSISGVRHLTTKGTATYEEFSDVEYVRNFSVPQTINVEKVEAELKNGVLRLHLPKSEAAKPRQIEIKTA
- a CDS encoding Hsp20/alpha crystallin family protein — protein: MDIKKLAPWNWFKKENGDIGHTIPVKYNNKASNSYSPNSLSIFHDEMDRLFDNFVSQFGLSPFRPGSRMLEGITGSLLKPRLDLGSTQKEYTVSVEIPGVSEKDVSLELVDDTLIIRGEKKQEKEEKSKNFYRLERSYGSFQRTLSLPEDANKDNVKADFKNGVLNITIPRMEIVGSRAKQIEIKDG
- a CDS encoding AAA domain-containing protein, with translation MQTDEDRTAAWQEFADLISILWEKSIVNGKGPHMFCFGSQSRQDLLDWAQSEEGKKAKFLWQTQPNPWTDLRQVFKSHFHMPAPGIVSLSTLGHVFGCTQEFDSPPSLFHNHGTDGSSVAGLESMVKADLSIMVDLYAKACFYLKSQWVKEWEFCFEKDKDAGVIPYLEFIKEEQRLQEDDILTLQELTLQERMLKFRAIGHLRFDHTRLNHEGRFLYVFKFSQETCPSKFRTGDFLRLAPHGIQDIQTGFPVILAEVDMGAGQISILSRSGFARSGFAGSGQIQLTKNFLYSLEEDTSDWNQDKLTHVAATVFKKNHPHYLQQMLAGQALDRQPLALSSWLKKWIASNDHGLNSSQQRALALPFQYRTSLIQGPPGTGKTHLLGWILIVLILQAHEAKKPLRIGVSALTHQAIDTVLKKVTKLVSQYLPGCFPGCCIKCGQSGQLVNTDAHKNPDENSYENSYENRDEKKTIAWRWSFQMMQMMSWVDPG